In the genome of Corticium candelabrum chromosome 18, ooCorCand1.1, whole genome shotgun sequence, the window TTTACACACGATTATGTTAGACAACTAGAAACTTAGCATCTTAGTTATGGTCAAAAAAGGATAAATGGTCAGAAGGCGTAGCTATGCCTGAGCATGCCTATACTATTcatttcttaattaagtttgatGGCACAGTAGCCATGCAACgtatatgcacaacttactcttttaattaattaattgattaaagcTCAGCTCACAATCCCAGttttaattacattaatttaacttgtcattgtaataatataatgtattattacctgtctgtctgtgttatgttcaacaaggttatgttcaatgaggtttattCGACAAGTTCTGAGCGGCAATTGTATTGAATAATAaacaatcatgcagtaactaatatacatgcatcaGGTAGGTAGTGGAACTAGGGAAGAGATAAAGTAAAACTATGATGtaatatgtcaacattaaacattgatgacatcaaaCATCAAATATGATGATGTCATATTAACGGTTGGCAAAAATCCTGGCTCGAACactgcatgcacgcatgcacacacacacacacacgcacgcacacacacacacacacacacacacacacacacacacacacacacacacacaaacacacacacacacacacacacacacacacacacacacacacacaaacacacacacacacacacacacacacacacacacacacacacacaaatggcaaatggataaggagctgccattaaaCGGTAAAGCCCCAGCCaaatggctgggttcctgtgcactaagtaggagctatgggccgtgctaagcaatctcctggagcctggccaggtgctcgcaggagcaccaactgcgacgccaactgtagtgtgggcacccgaagtcccacccggaccccagtggctcatggactttgtcgcagttggaggcctttgccaccccagtcaatgaccaggtactcatttatactcctgagtcgagagaggcaattgtgtgtaggtttcttgcccaagaaaattatgccatagctcgccatcactgtgacttgaacttgcaaccctgcaaagtCCTtcatgtttccattctccaaacgtactctctaaccaactgagccacagcaccacacacacacacacacacacacacacacacacacacacacacacacacacacacacacacacaccatctgaTTAACTAATTTAGTCCATACCTGATCACACAGACAATATGTTGGCTCGTTTGGATCGATTTGAGCTTCAGGAGGTGGTGAGTCATCTCTAACCTTCGTTCTTGATGTTCTGCACTCAAATGGTAAACACCACatatagaaagacagacaaacagagagacagagagacagccagccagccagccagccagccagacaaatagacagacagatagatagacagacagacagacagacagacagacagacagacagcaaactcACTTTTTCTTGAACCTCTTCTTGGCAGGTTTTTGTCCCAAATCCTTCTCCTTAGTGTCTCGAAAATCTTCTCCCAAGTCTTTCTCCTTCAACTGAGTGTAGGGATGACTACGTTTCTGTCGAGGCGCTAAACACCCAACACTCTACCGTAAcatacaatcaacacaaactgCATTAAGTAACAACTGACGTCTCTTAGTCGGACGTCCAATGTCATAACCTTCAGAGtctacaaacaagacaaagacaaactgcAAGTTATAGACAACAGATGGTAGACGTTAGCATACACATTAATCTCTGTTGCTCGGTACTCAGAGGTGGCATGTTTTCTTCCATTCTTGCATGCTCTAATGCTCGAAGATCATCCTCTAGTTGTCGGCTATGACTCTCAACCTACAAACAGCATACCACATCGTAACAGCAGTGAACAAACTAtgcaacacacagacacagacacagacacagacacaagacacacacagacacagacacagacacacacacacacacacacacacacacacacacacacacacacacacacacacatgacaaaacacacacacacacacacacacacacacacacacacacacacacacacacacacacacacgtgcacacacatgcacacacagtgacacacacacacacacacacacacacacacacacacacacacacacacacacacacacacacacacacacacacacacacacacacacacacacacacacacacttctttatttctttattaaCAAATTCTGAAAAATTAGCATACGTCCTTTTCCCTACATGACGTAATAAAAAGGCGTGGCACGCGCATGCGTAGGCGTGGCATATCTGACGCAAACAATGCTCCCTACAACCTACACCTACAACTCATACATGCAGCACCAACAACAAGCAATCGTCTCCGCTCACCAGTTCCTGCATCTGTGACGCCAACTGCAGTTTCTCATCTCCAAACTCTCGACACAACAAAACTCCTCTCAGCACTTCCTGATGCAGCTTTCGTCGCTTCGCCACGTTGTCGCTATCGAATGACTCAATATACGCCTGATGTCGCGGCctcaacgtctgcagaagaGCTGAAAACGACAAAATGGTGAAAACTTGTCCGTCGAATTCCCGCGCCGCTTCGTGGTTGATTACCTTGAGTCTTCGCATCCAGCTCTTTCAATAGCGACATAAGCCGTTGAAGATCATCTGGCAAATTTTCTACGCCtaaaaagaaagaaaatcgACGTTACCCTAAAGGGGCCTCACCTCAATCAATCGATGTTTTGGAAAAATATAGCTTACAATCGAGGTAGCGTTCTAGATATGTTTGCGACGCTTGTATCGACATCACCGTGAAGGAAATCGCAAACGGGAAACACAGGGTGGGCGGGTCGTCTCCGGTTCAGTATCCCGGATATGCAGTGTAAACATATTCACAAAAGAATTATGAAATGGACGGTAAGGAGACCGCAGGCTCGTTGGCAAATGACCTTGCGCGCTTGATTGATGACAAGGAGACGGCTGATGCAGTAGTGATTATCTCGGATGGACGAGATCGTGTGTACGTTCATCGGCTGTTGCTCTGGTCGCGTTGCCAACGGTACAGGAGTGTGAAGGACTTCTGGGGTGACGGATATTCGCCGAAAAATCCGTACGTTCTTCATCAGAACAGCTGCAACTCGCTCGTGTTTCGTAGCGTCGTGAGGTTTATTTACACAGGAGAGGTGACGTGaggggttgtgtgtgtgtgtgtgtgtgtgtgtgtgtgtgtgtgtgtgtgtgtgtgtgtgtgtgtgtgtgtgtgtgtgagtgtgtgtgcgtgtgcatgcatgtacgcgcgcgcgcgcgtgtgtgtgtgtgtgtgtgtgtgtgtgtgtgtgtgtgtgtgtgtgtgcatgcgtgtgtaaatgtgtgcatgtgtgtgtgtgtgtgtgtgtgtgtgtgtgtgtgtgtgtgtgtgtgagtgtgtgtgcgtgtgcatgcatgtacgcgtgtgtgtgtgtgtgtgtgtgtgtgcatgcgtgtgtaaatgtgtgtgtgtgtgtgtgtgtgtgtgtgtgtgtgtgtgtgtgtgtatgtgcatgtgtgtgcgtgtgtgcatgtgtgtgtgtgcatgcgtgtgcgtgtgtgcatgtgtgtgtgtgcatgcgtgtgtaaatgtgtgcgtgcgtgcatgtgtgtgtgtgtgtgtgtgtgtgtgtgtgtgtgtgtgtgtgcttctGTCTTTGTTAGACTAGTTTAATTAACGAAgttagttgtctgtttatctgttgtgtgtctaCCATTTGATGTGGACATTTAGTGCCACACctattaatcaataattaatcgTTGCAAACTGTTAAGTCAGATTTCAGTATTTCAATACTGCAGTTTTACAGTTTAAGAAATCTTAAATTAAgaaaatctgtctgtcagtcactcactcactctgtctgtctgtctgtctgtcactcagtctgtctgttgtctgtctgtctgtctgtctgtctgtataaagttagcgcttgttatcgatagagtaagcgttcaaataagacaatctgtctgtctgtctgtctgcctgtctgtctgtgtgtctgatcgttctgtctgtgtgtctgtccatttacgTGTCTTCCCGTTTACGTTTCTGTATCTGACATATCCTTATTTGACAGATCAGTTTAAGAATTGAGTCAATCTTTGATGTCCTCCAAGTAGCCAATGACATGGAAATATCCGATCTCCTGCAGCGATGCAGATCGTTCATCACAGAACAACTAACTCCCGAGACTGCAGCTCAGCTACTAAAGCAAGTCTTCAGAGAAAAAGAAAGCATCGAAGCTACCAACATTGGACACGCCGTAATACAAagttgtttgcattttgtgGAAGACAAGGCAGAAGAGGTGGTTGCAACAAGAGCCTTTCTTGATCTACCAAAACAAGTCATCATACAGCTAGTCAGTAGCAATAAGGTTGTCAGCAATTTGTGAAGTACAGAGAGTGGGTTGGTTTGTCGAATGTTTGATTGTTTAGTTCGCTCTTGAGGAGGCGGATGTGTGGCGGTGTTCGTTAGCGTGGGCAAAACATCAAGTTAATGTTAATTGGGATGTTAAGCGATGGAATCAAGAAGATCGAGATAAGCTATCGGCTGTAAGACGTTTGAATGAACGTTTTTGTGTGTAGCAAGACATAACAAAGTTTtggtcatctgtctgtctatatgtctgtctgtctatttgtctctttgtctttctgtcggcatgtctgtctgtctgtctgtttgtccatctctctgtctatgttcctgtctatctgtctgtctatccatctatttgtctatctgctgtctgtctgtctgtttgtctatctgcctgtctatcttcctgtctgtctacatgtctgtccatttatttaatttaagcAAAGAGGATATGTTTATAGCAACTAGATGGGATTGTAAATCATATCAAGTTGATGCTGATAGACAGTAAAGTATATGCAGAGGAAGTAGAACCCACAGGGCTGGTCCCCATGAAAATGTCTCTAGAACGGTAAACACAGTTTGTTCAGTCAtttgatatcagcaagaatCATTAATCATTGTATTGGTAGTTATCGGTTTGCTGCTGTTTACAGTCAAGAGAATGAAAAGAGTGACCCTCGGCTGCAACCACGGATTCTCCATAAATTATTTCGGGGATCAGAGTTGTTAGTGAACGAGAACATCCGGTGGCAAACCCTCCTAAACGAATGGTTGGTAAATGCAAGCAGTAACATATAATCTTGCTCTACCAAGCCGCAACATAATTtgattttataattttatacaaattttaaattaaaaatatatatatattatatatgttCATACAAATCTAATGTTTGTAAtttgatttaataattttatgcCAATTTCAAAAGTTTACAAATATGTCCATTAGTTTataatagaaagacagacaagacagatagatagacagacagacagataatttattctcatacagattctacttgtacgtatgctaggattttaaaaatataaaccagtccttgcaaacaacaaagtcattaactaatggacttgacagacagacagacagacagacagacagacagacagatagatagacagatagacagacagacaaaattttAGCTTCAAGATTTTAatcaacaggcagacagacagacagacagacaaaattttAGCTTCAAGATTTTAatcaacaggcagacagacaggcagatagacagaaagaaagaaagacaagcagacagacagacagatagacagatagacagacagacagactggagatccatgtgtttctgtgtgtctacaatgatcaaatgctagagtgactGACAgtaaaataaagaagattgtttcaagagacagccacagaaacataaatagttgtaggtagaaccaatccctattggcttgggtagtatttagttgctttgcttagatggtgtataatagttcaatgtttgaaactatatgtattgacagacagacagacagacagacagacagacagacagacagacagacagagacagacagcattgttctcttttaagtgttacatgtttgtttgtttttaaaatctagtcctagtaaactctcgtagttacagaactttatatagttaccttgctagcatttcattatagatgtatgtttgaaataaatgttatttgatagacagacagacagataaacagacagacagatagatagacagacagacagacaaacagacagacaaaattttAGCTTTGTTATATTTAAtcagcaggcagacagacagacagacagacaggtagacagaaagacaaacagacagataggcagacatgcaaacagacagacaaactggataaaaataaattaattattatgtaatcTTAAAACATAACAATTTCAACTCTCAAACGTTAACCCATTGCCTAAGATCATGTTGCTTGTGTTGAATGTGTTGTAGGTGTGGCACAGTAGGTAAACAATGGCAGTTGCTACATCGTGCGTCGAGAGACGGATTCTCGGCAAAGACCTTCCACAAGAACTGCGACGAGCATCGGCCAACATTCACTATCATTTTAGTAAATGCTTCAACTCTTTCCACCAAATCGTTTTCAtgtcattatttgttgttgtcgttAGGGTCCAGATGGTCATTTGTGTGGTGGGTACACGGATTTGCCTTGGAAGAATGTTGACAAGCAGGGTGGATACGCTGCATCGTCTCGGTACGTGTAGTTGTTTGAAATTACTATTacaatttatttgtttgtatttttattatttttgtagGAGCTTCCTGTTTACGTTAGTAAATACGAGTGATGTGCCAGCTATGAAGTTTAACATAGTTCAACCGCAATATGCTATAGGATATGACCCTGGGTAATGGATATCGTTGGTATTTGTTCTTGTTGAtatggtttgtctgtctgtctgtctgtctgtctgtctgtcagtctgtctgtcagtctgtctgccatacatccatttgtctgttcatctgcctgcctgcctgtctgtctgtctgtctgtctgtttgtctgtctgtctgtctgtctgtctgtctttatatttcatacatatgaactattacaagctatagatacgaaagtctgttatatatcaattagacacACACGAGTCTctaaaaattatcaacttaggttgcatgcaattgggCACTAtatatgtctctctgtctgtctgtatgtatgtatgtatgtatgtccttctgtctgtctgtctgtctgtctgtccttctgtctgtctgtctgtcatacatatatttttaaacaTGGAACTATGACATCACTGCAAAGCACtaactaaagtccaacactaAACAacctaactgtctgtctgtgtgtcattctgtctgtctgtctgtctgtctgtcagtttgtctgtctgccatacatccatctgtctgtctatttgcctgcctgtctgtctgtgtgtctgtctgtgtgcctgtctgtctgtctatctgttgttcTTCTGTCTCTCTGACAGACAGTCATTTGATATCATCATTTATAGTTTCGGTCCAATGTTCGGTGGCGGCTCTGATCTCTGCCTTTCCAACAATTGCAACATCAACTCAGACTCATACTCCAACTTTCCACACACCTACAACTCAACCAGCGTCCACTCGCTATCATCTAACCTCCTGATGGGATCTGACACATTCACAGTGAAAGAGTACGAAGTTTTCACATTGAAAGGACCACAGCTGGTTCTAACATAGGTATATGTATACCCATTAT includes:
- the LOC134194101 gene encoding inhibitor of growth protein 1-like, translated to MSIQASQTYLERYLDCVENLPDDLQRLMSLLKELDAKTQALLQTLRPRHQAYIESFDSDNVAKRRKLHQEVLRGVLLCREFGDEKLQLASQMQELVESHSRQLEDDLRALEHARMEENMPPLSTEQQRLMYSEGYDIGRPTKRPPRQKRSHPYTQLKEKDLGEDFRDTKEKDLGQKPAKKRFKKKTSRTKVRDDSPPPEAQIDPNEPTYCLCDQVSFGEMIGCDNDECPIEWFHFQCVGLMSKPKGKWYCPQCSTEREKKKGNKTAL
- the LOC134193979 gene encoding kelch-like protein 6; its protein translation is MDGKETAGSLANDLARLIDDKETADAVVIISDGRDRVYVHRLLLWSRCQRYRSVKDFWGDGYSPKNPYVLHQNSCNSLVFRSVVRFIYTGEISLRIESIFDVLQVANDMEISDLLQRCRSFITEQLTPETAAQLLKQVFREKESIEATNIGHAVIQSCLHFVEDKAEEVVATRAFLDLPKQVIIQLVSSNKFALEEADVWRCSLAWAKHQVNVNWDVKRWNQEDRDKLSAQLDGIVNHIKLMLIDSKVYAEEVEPTGLVPMKMSLERYRFAAVYSQENEKSDPRLQPRILHKLFRGSELLVNENIRWQTLLNEWCGTVGKQWQLLHRASRDGFSAKTFHKNCDEHRPTFTIILGPDGHLCGGYTDLPWKNVDKQGGYAASSRSFLFTLVNTSDVPAMKFNIVQPQYAIGYDPGFGPMFGGGSDLCLSNNCNINSDSYSNFPHTYNSTSVHSLSSNLLMGSDTFTVKEYEVFTLKGPQLVLT